Proteins encoded within one genomic window of Streptomyces sp. NBC_01314:
- a CDS encoding DUF2510 domain-containing protein has translation MTQVTPPGWYPDPGQTSDAPATERWWDGKTWTDQIRPAGSAAGFGPPVHPPGAGPYPPSAGPYPPGAGGHPGYPGYPGYPVSPPKRGLRIGIAIAVAAAVLASIGVGVYALTRGDSGSEGSTTSQGSGGQNGQGGTDGGSGGPGSSSGGQGGPGGSGGSDGQTPAPDGSGQPPQTEEGYATDTTSGISIPVPDGWLGSPLQAGAQVTTEASYECPADATKTCTRGGAYSSPAELLKLKATTAEAAAKEDISQAAEDAYGSEGYGKITSHEELASKAVTVAGEKGYYVRWKVVTGKGDDGYVESLAFPSPADSKQLVVVRFGIDVSGEAPKQSVIDDITNGIKKAAISGGGSGQDV, from the coding sequence ATGACGCAGGTGACTCCTCCCGGCTGGTACCCCGACCCCGGCCAGACAAGTGACGCGCCCGCCACCGAGCGCTGGTGGGACGGCAAGACGTGGACGGACCAGATCCGGCCCGCGGGTTCGGCCGCGGGGTTCGGCCCCCCGGTCCACCCGCCGGGCGCCGGTCCGTACCCGCCGAGCGCCGGTCCGTACCCGCCAGGGGCCGGGGGCCACCCGGGGTACCCCGGATATCCCGGCTATCCGGTCTCGCCTCCGAAGCGCGGCCTGCGCATCGGGATAGCCATCGCCGTGGCGGCCGCGGTGCTGGCCAGCATCGGGGTGGGCGTGTACGCCCTGACACGCGGCGACAGTGGCAGCGAAGGCAGTACGACGTCCCAGGGCTCCGGCGGGCAGAACGGCCAGGGCGGTACCGACGGTGGATCGGGCGGGCCGGGCTCCAGCTCCGGCGGCCAGGGCGGACCCGGTGGATCGGGCGGCTCGGACGGCCAGACCCCCGCGCCGGACGGCTCCGGGCAGCCGCCGCAGACCGAGGAGGGGTACGCCACCGACACGACCAGCGGCATCAGCATCCCCGTGCCCGACGGCTGGCTCGGCTCGCCCCTGCAGGCCGGCGCCCAGGTGACGACGGAGGCGTCGTACGAGTGCCCGGCCGACGCCACGAAGACCTGCACGCGCGGCGGCGCCTACTCGTCGCCCGCCGAGCTGCTGAAGCTGAAGGCCACCACCGCCGAGGCGGCCGCCAAGGAGGACATCTCCCAGGCCGCCGAGGACGCCTACGGCTCCGAGGGCTACGGGAAGATCACCTCCCACGAGGAGCTGGCCTCCAAGGCGGTGACCGTGGCCGGCGAGAAGGGCTACTACGTCCGCTGGAAGGTGGTCACGGGCAAGGGCGACGACGGCTACGTCGAGTCGCTGGCCTTCCCCTCACCGGCCGACTCCAAGCAGCTCGTCGTGGTCCGCTTCGGCATCGACGTGAGCGGCGAGGCGCCCAAGCAGTCGGTCATCGACGACATCACCAACGGCATCAAGAAGGCGGCGATCAGCGGGGGCGGCAGCGGTCAGGACGTGTGA
- a CDS encoding TetR/AcrR family transcriptional regulator C-terminal ligand-binding domain-containing protein, translating to MTSQAADGPETAVASRRSKLTPERELEFFDAVLEQIRECGYDSVTMEGVAATTRCSKSTLYRQWRTKPQFVAAALRARRSVRFAGIDTGTLAGDLREVARHAGEGYVLEARLFQALGQAVVQDEELRAALRDALVEPEIDAFRAMIARGVARGEVTADHPALEFVPAQIFGVLRARPVLEGRDADETYIIKFIEAAVLPTLGLE from the coding sequence ATGACGTCGCAGGCAGCGGACGGGCCGGAGACGGCCGTCGCCTCGCGCCGCTCCAAACTCACGCCCGAGCGTGAGCTGGAGTTCTTCGACGCCGTGCTCGAACAGATCCGTGAGTGCGGTTACGACTCGGTGACCATGGAGGGCGTCGCCGCGACCACGCGGTGCAGCAAGTCGACGCTCTACCGGCAGTGGAGGACGAAGCCGCAGTTCGTGGCGGCCGCGCTGCGCGCGCGCCGTAGTGTCCGCTTCGCGGGGATCGACACCGGCACCCTCGCCGGTGACCTGCGCGAGGTGGCCCGGCACGCCGGTGAGGGCTACGTTCTGGAGGCTCGGCTGTTCCAGGCCCTCGGCCAGGCCGTCGTGCAGGACGAGGAGTTGCGGGCGGCCCTGCGGGACGCGCTGGTGGAGCCGGAGATCGACGCGTTCCGGGCGATGATCGCCCGCGGCGTGGCGCGCGGCGAGGTCACCGCGGACCATCCGGCGCTGGAGTTCGTCCCGGCACAGATCTTCGGCGTACTGCGGGCCCGCCCTGTCCTGGAGGGCCGGGACGCCGACGAGACATACATCATCAAGTTCATCGAGGCGGCCGTGCTACCGACGCTCGGCCTCGAGTGA
- a CDS encoding phosphatase PAP2 family protein, whose translation MECHTEPAEERAAAISRPPLVREFLLVAGLFLVYKFGRTLADGHTTEAYRNAHLVWDWERALRLPGEGSAQAALLHGDTLVHIANVYYATVHFPATAAFLVWLYLRRPAHYVWARRVLAALTAAALLLHLAFPLAPPRMLDVAGLVDTGQVYGPTVYSAVPATDSMANQFAAMPSLHFGWALMVAIGLIAATRSRWRWLWLLHPLVTLAVIVGTANHYWLDAIVAGTLLAVALAVIQLPHRTATTAGQHSKALVPTEEPVLVGAVR comes from the coding sequence ATGGAATGCCACACCGAGCCTGCGGAAGAGCGGGCGGCCGCGATATCGCGGCCACCCCTCGTCCGTGAGTTCCTGCTCGTCGCAGGGCTCTTCCTCGTCTACAAGTTCGGCCGGACGCTGGCCGACGGCCACACCACCGAGGCGTACCGCAACGCCCACCTCGTGTGGGACTGGGAGCGGGCCCTGCGTCTGCCGGGCGAGGGCTCCGCGCAGGCCGCGCTGCTGCACGGCGACACGCTGGTCCACATCGCGAACGTCTACTACGCGACCGTCCACTTCCCGGCCACCGCGGCCTTCCTCGTCTGGCTGTACCTGCGGCGCCCCGCGCACTACGTCTGGGCGCGCCGGGTCCTCGCCGCCCTCACCGCCGCCGCCCTGCTGCTGCACCTCGCGTTCCCGCTGGCCCCGCCGCGGATGCTGGACGTGGCCGGCCTCGTCGACACCGGACAGGTGTACGGACCGACGGTCTACTCGGCGGTGCCGGCGACCGACTCCATGGCGAACCAGTTCGCGGCGATGCCCTCGCTGCACTTCGGCTGGGCCCTGATGGTCGCGATCGGCCTGATCGCCGCGACCCGCTCCCGGTGGCGTTGGCTGTGGCTGCTGCACCCGCTGGTGACCCTGGCCGTGATCGTCGGCACCGCGAACCACTACTGGCTGGACGCGATCGTGGCGGGCACCCTGCTCGCCGTCGCCCTCGCCGTGATCCAGCTCCCGCACCGGACGGCCACGACCGCCGGGCAGCACTCCAAGGCCCTCGTACCAACCGAGGAGCCCGTCCTGGTGGGAGCGGTCCGATGA
- a CDS encoding phosphocholine-specific phospholipase C, translating into MPEVNRRRFLQVAGATTAFSALSASIQRAAALPAHHRSGTIEDVEHIVVLMQENRSFDHYFGALRGVRGFGDPHPVTLDNGKSVWHQSDGTKDVLPFHPEADDLGMQFLEGLPHSWPDGHAAYNGGKYDRWVPAKGTTTMAYLTREDIPFHYALADTFTVCDAYHCSFIGSTDPNRYYMWTGYTGNDGKGGGPVLGNDEVGYDWTTYPERLEAAGISWKVYQDIGDGLDAAGSWGWIADAYRGNYGDNSLLYFNKYRNAKPGDPWYDKARTGTNAKAGDGYFDRLKADVKAGELPQISWIAAPEAFSEHSNWPSNYGAWYISQVLDALTSNPAVWAKTAVFITYDENDGFFDHLVPPLPPADASRGRSTVEVGPDLFAGSPTQVAGPYGLGPRVPMLVVSPWSKGGYVCSETLDHTSIVRFMERRFGVREPNISPWRRAVCGDLTAAFDFSRKDSRPAALPDTDEYEPQDRERHPDYRPAVPGDPSMPKQERGLRPARPLRYAPRVDGSADPKAGTLTLTFASGGKAGAAFLVTSGNRTDGPWTYTTEAGKAVSDTWNSAYSGGSYDLTVHGPNGFLRVFEGPGKTSTAGPEVTARHIGDDVELTFTNKGSGTVSLKVTSAYGGRSRSVGVRAGATVREVFDLRSSRRWYDLTVTADGGFLRRFAGHVENGRAGVSDPALGWR; encoded by the coding sequence ATGCCTGAAGTCAACCGGCGGCGATTCCTCCAGGTAGCGGGCGCCACGACGGCGTTCAGCGCACTGTCGGCCAGCATCCAGCGGGCCGCGGCGCTGCCCGCGCACCACCGTTCCGGCACGATCGAGGACGTCGAGCACATCGTCGTCCTCATGCAGGAGAACCGGTCCTTCGACCACTACTTCGGCGCGCTGAGAGGCGTCCGGGGCTTCGGCGACCCGCATCCGGTGACGCTGGACAACGGCAAATCGGTATGGCACCAGTCGGACGGCACCAAGGACGTGCTGCCCTTCCACCCCGAGGCCGACGATCTCGGCATGCAGTTCCTGGAGGGCCTGCCGCACAGCTGGCCGGACGGGCACGCCGCCTACAACGGGGGCAAGTACGACAGGTGGGTGCCGGCCAAGGGCACCACGACGATGGCGTATCTGACCCGTGAGGACATCCCGTTCCACTACGCCCTCGCCGACACGTTCACCGTCTGCGACGCCTACCACTGCTCGTTCATCGGCTCGACCGACCCGAACCGCTACTACATGTGGACCGGGTACACGGGCAACGACGGCAAGGGCGGCGGCCCCGTCCTCGGCAACGACGAGGTCGGCTACGACTGGACGACCTACCCCGAGCGCCTCGAAGCGGCCGGGATCTCCTGGAAGGTCTACCAGGACATCGGCGACGGCCTGGACGCGGCCGGCTCCTGGGGCTGGATAGCGGACGCCTACCGGGGCAACTACGGCGACAACTCGCTGCTCTACTTCAACAAATACCGCAACGCCAAGCCCGGCGACCCCTGGTACGACAAAGCCCGCACGGGTACGAACGCGAAGGCCGGCGACGGCTACTTCGACCGGCTGAAGGCCGACGTCAAGGCGGGTGAGCTGCCGCAGATCTCCTGGATCGCCGCGCCCGAGGCGTTCTCCGAGCACTCCAACTGGCCCTCGAACTACGGCGCCTGGTACATCTCCCAGGTCCTGGACGCGCTCACCTCCAACCCGGCCGTCTGGGCGAAGACCGCGGTGTTCATCACGTACGACGAGAACGACGGCTTCTTCGACCACCTCGTGCCGCCGCTGCCGCCGGCCGACGCCTCCCGAGGCAGGTCCACGGTCGAGGTCGGCCCGGACCTCTTCGCGGGCAGCCCGACGCAGGTCGCCGGACCGTACGGGCTCGGCCCGCGCGTACCGATGCTGGTCGTCTCCCCCTGGAGCAAGGGCGGTTACGTCTGCTCGGAGACCCTCGACCACACCTCGATCGTGCGCTTCATGGAGCGCCGGTTCGGGGTGCGGGAGCCGAACATCTCCCCGTGGCGGCGGGCCGTCTGCGGTGACCTCACCGCCGCGTTCGACTTCTCCCGCAAGGACAGCCGGCCGGCCGCGCTGCCGGACACGGACGAGTACGAGCCGCAGGACCGGGAGCGGCACCCCGACTACCGGCCGGCCGTGCCGGGCGACCCCAGCATGCCGAAGCAGGAACGGGGGCTGCGCCCGGCCCGGCCGCTCAGGTACGCGCCCAGGGTGGACGGTTCGGCCGATCCGAAGGCAGGGACCCTCACCCTCACGTTCGCCTCCGGCGGCAAGGCGGGTGCGGCCTTCCTCGTCACCTCCGGGAACCGTACGGACGGGCCGTGGACGTACACCACCGAGGCGGGCAAGGCCGTGTCGGACACGTGGAACTCCGCGTACTCCGGCGGCTCGTACGACCTCACGGTGCACGGTCCGAACGGCTTCCTGAGGGTCTTCGAAGGGCCGGGGAAGACGTCGACGGCCGGGCCCGAGGTGACCGCGCGACACATCGGCGACGATGTGGAGCTGACCTTCACCAACAAGGGCTCCGGCACGGTGAGTCTGAAGGTCACGAGCGCGTACGGTGGCCGGTCCCGCAGTGTCGGGGTGCGGGCCGGGGCGACCGTCCGCGAGGTCTTCGACCTCCGGTCGAGCCGCCGCTGGTACGACCTGACCGTCACCGCCGACGGGGGCTTCCTCCGGAGGTTCGCCGGGCACGTGGAGAACGGGCGGGCGGGGGTGAGTGATCCGGCGCTGGGGTGGCGGTAG
- a CDS encoding Rieske 2Fe-2S domain-containing protein, whose product MPHMTAFARNQWYVAAYAEEVGRELLGRTILGEPLVFYRTEEEGTPVALHDRCVHRRYPLSESGLDGDRIVCGYHGFTYDTTGACVYVPGQKRIPRTARVASYPVVEQDSLIWVWIGDPALADPQTIPRAKHLAAPGWRTVRGMEPIDADYGLLVDNLLDLSHETYLHGGYIGTPEVAETPITTEVDEGAGVVRVSRHMDDAECPPFYAKSTGIEGRITRWQDIEYFAPCLYLLHSRIAPVGVVPEADGSDPNGFHTEITYAITPSADGKVYDFWMVSRDWATESDEVTEFLRGNNHTVVMQDVVALNLLQETLGTERTGYQELSINIDTGGLAARRILARLVEQGEKPVEKVQ is encoded by the coding sequence ATGCCTCACATGACCGCCTTCGCCAGGAATCAGTGGTACGTCGCCGCCTACGCCGAAGAGGTCGGGCGGGAGCTGCTCGGACGGACGATCCTGGGTGAGCCGCTCGTGTTCTACCGGACGGAGGAGGAGGGCACACCGGTGGCGCTGCACGACCGGTGTGTGCACCGCCGGTACCCGCTGTCGGAGAGCGGGCTGGACGGGGACCGGATCGTGTGCGGGTACCACGGCTTCACCTACGACACGACGGGCGCGTGCGTGTACGTGCCGGGGCAGAAGCGGATCCCGCGGACGGCGCGCGTGGCCTCGTACCCCGTGGTCGAGCAGGACTCGCTGATCTGGGTGTGGATAGGCGACCCGGCGCTCGCCGACCCGCAGACCATCCCGCGCGCCAAGCACCTGGCCGCCCCCGGCTGGCGCACCGTGCGCGGCATGGAGCCGATCGACGCCGACTACGGGCTGCTCGTCGACAACCTCCTCGACCTGTCCCACGAGACCTATCTGCACGGCGGCTACATCGGCACCCCCGAGGTCGCCGAGACGCCGATCACCACCGAGGTCGACGAGGGCGCGGGCGTCGTGCGGGTGAGCCGGCACATGGACGACGCGGAGTGCCCGCCGTTCTACGCGAAGTCGACCGGCATCGAGGGCCGGATCACCCGCTGGCAGGACATCGAGTACTTCGCGCCGTGCCTGTACCTGCTGCACAGCCGGATCGCCCCCGTGGGCGTGGTGCCCGAGGCCGACGGCAGCGACCCGAACGGCTTCCACACCGAGATCACGTACGCGATCACCCCGTCGGCGGACGGCAAGGTGTACGACTTCTGGATGGTCTCCCGGGACTGGGCGACCGAGAGCGACGAGGTCACCGAGTTCCTCAGGGGCAACAACCACACGGTCGTCATGCAGGACGTGGTCGCGCTGAACCTGCTCCAGGAGACGCTGGGCACCGAACGCACCGGCTACCAGGAGCTGAGCATCAACATCGACACCGGTGGTCTGGCCGCCCGGCGTATCCTCGCCCGGCTGGTCGAGCAGGGTGAGAAGCCGGTGGAGAAGGTCCAGTGA
- a CDS encoding 2Fe-2S iron-sulfur cluster-binding protein: MTASLSPSSYEAELVVDSREFAADGVLALTLRHPLGEELPVWEPGAHIDVLLGPELERQYSLCGDPADRHTWRIGVLREPDGRGGSAYVHTELARGDKVRVRGPRNNFALEPVPRYRFVAGGIGITPILPMLAAAEAAGAEWSLLYGGRSRESMAFRAELGAYGERVTVAPQDEAGLLDLGSVLDGLPEDTLVYCCGPGALLDAVEERCPGKALRVERFRPKEQETGPDTEFEVVLERTGKTVTVPVGVSVLDTVRAAGVEVLFSCTEGTCGTCETDVLEGTPDHRDSVLSDEEREAGETMLICVSRCQGSRLVLDL; encoded by the coding sequence ATGACCGCGTCACTCTCGCCTTCGTCGTACGAAGCCGAACTCGTCGTCGACAGCCGGGAGTTCGCGGCCGACGGCGTACTCGCGCTCACCCTGAGGCACCCGTTGGGCGAGGAACTCCCCGTCTGGGAGCCGGGCGCGCACATCGACGTGCTGCTGGGCCCGGAGCTGGAGCGGCAGTACTCCCTGTGCGGCGACCCGGCGGACCGGCACACCTGGCGGATCGGGGTTCTGCGGGAGCCCGACGGGCGTGGCGGATCGGCGTACGTGCACACGGAGTTGGCGCGGGGCGACAAGGTCCGGGTGCGCGGACCGCGCAACAACTTCGCCCTGGAGCCGGTGCCCCGCTACCGGTTCGTGGCCGGCGGCATCGGCATCACGCCCATCCTGCCGATGCTGGCCGCGGCCGAGGCCGCGGGCGCGGAGTGGTCCCTGCTGTACGGCGGGCGCAGCCGTGAATCCATGGCGTTCCGGGCGGAGTTGGGTGCGTACGGGGAACGGGTCACCGTCGCCCCGCAGGACGAGGCCGGGCTGCTCGATCTCGGGTCCGTGCTGGACGGCCTGCCCGAGGACACCCTCGTCTACTGCTGCGGGCCGGGCGCCCTGCTCGACGCGGTCGAGGAGCGGTGCCCCGGGAAGGCGCTCAGGGTCGAGCGGTTCCGGCCCAAGGAGCAGGAGACGGGCCCGGACACCGAGTTCGAGGTCGTGCTGGAGCGGACGGGGAAGACCGTCACCGTGCCCGTCGGGGTGTCCGTGCTCGACACCGTGCGCGCCGCCGGCGTCGAGGTGCTGTTCTCCTGCACGGAGGGCACCTGCGGGACCTGCGAGACGGACGTCCTGGAGGGCACCCCCGACCACCGCGACTCGGTGCTGAGCGACGAGGAACGCGAGGCCGGGGAGACCATGCTCATCTGTGTGTCCCGGTGCCAGGGGTCACGGCTGGTGCTCGACCTGTAG
- a CDS encoding IclR family transcriptional regulator C-terminal domain-containing protein, producing the protein MPDRARFGGAREPHFVRSFERGLAVIRAFDAEHSALTLSEVARTCELTRAAARRFLLTLVDLGYVHTDGRLFRLTPRVLELGYAYLAGFTLPDLALPHLERLVAQVGESSSLCVLDGDDIVYVARVPASRIMTATITVGTRFPAHVTSVGRVVLAHLPDEEIDARLARADLRPLTRRTLTSADRLRAELRRVRRQGYAVVDQEVEEGLRSVAAPVRDRDGEVVAGVNIPVHAGRTSVESVRRDLLPQLLAAVARIEADLCVTGTATGRARTVAPAPPRAGRTRRTAEPAPLQVEHQP; encoded by the coding sequence ATGCCCGATCGAGCCCGGTTCGGCGGAGCCCGCGAACCGCACTTCGTCCGGTCCTTCGAGCGGGGCCTCGCGGTCATCCGGGCCTTCGACGCCGAACATTCCGCACTGACCCTGAGCGAGGTCGCCAGGACCTGCGAGCTGACCCGGGCGGCCGCCCGCCGCTTCCTGCTCACCCTCGTCGACCTCGGGTACGTCCACACCGACGGCCGGCTGTTCCGGCTGACCCCGCGCGTGCTCGAACTCGGCTACGCGTATCTGGCGGGCTTCACCCTCCCCGACCTCGCCCTACCCCATCTGGAGCGGCTGGTCGCGCAGGTCGGGGAGTCGTCCTCGCTGTGCGTCCTGGACGGCGACGACATCGTGTACGTGGCGAGGGTCCCGGCGAGCCGCATCATGACGGCGACGATCACCGTGGGCACCCGCTTCCCGGCCCACGTCACCTCGGTCGGCCGGGTGGTCCTCGCGCATCTGCCGGACGAGGAGATCGACGCCCGGCTCGCCCGCGCCGACCTCAGGCCCCTGACCCGGCGCACCCTCACCTCCGCCGACCGGCTCAGGGCCGAGCTGCGCCGGGTGCGCCGGCAGGGGTACGCCGTCGTCGACCAGGAAGTGGAGGAGGGGCTCCGGTCGGTCGCCGCCCCGGTCCGGGACCGGGACGGCGAGGTGGTGGCCGGCGTGAACATCCCCGTCCACGCCGGCCGCACCTCGGTCGAGTCGGTACGCCGCGACCTGCTGCCCCAGCTGCTGGCCGCGGTCGCCCGCATCGAGGCCGACCTGTGCGTCACGGGGACGGCCACGGGCCGGGCGCGAACCGTGGCCCCGGCGCCGCCACGGGCCGGCAGGACACGGCGAACGGCCGAACCGGCGCCGCTACAGGTCGAGCACCAGCCGTGA
- a CDS encoding ABC transporter substrate-binding protein, which translates to MRRLLIGLAAGALFVTATACGSSGSGASSSGGTTTLRLGVIPIIDVAPMYLGEKKGFYKKRGLELEPTLAQGGAAIVPGVVSGQFDFGFSNMTSLLVAQSKNVPVKAVVNGVASTGRVGADFAEIAVKKGSPMKSASDLEGKKVAVNTFGNICDTSVNESVRKAGGDPSQVEYVELPFDQMPAALAKGQVDAACVVEPALATIKSQGGTVLASNFVDVSPFLTVAMYFTSQQYAEKNPELVKKFQEATAESLAYADEHPDEVRQIITTYTKIPENLLETVVLPHWPAEPDRDSIQRLADLGQKDGLFEKAPDLDKLLP; encoded by the coding sequence ATGCGTCGTCTGCTCATCGGTCTCGCGGCCGGTGCCTTGTTCGTCACCGCGACGGCCTGCGGTTCGTCCGGCTCCGGGGCTTCCTCGTCCGGCGGCACCACCACGCTCAGGCTCGGTGTGATCCCCATCATCGATGTCGCCCCCATGTACCTGGGCGAGAAGAAGGGCTTCTACAAGAAGCGCGGGCTCGAACTGGAGCCGACGCTCGCCCAGGGCGGCGCGGCGATCGTGCCGGGTGTCGTCTCCGGCCAGTTCGACTTCGGCTTCAGCAACATGACCTCCCTGCTGGTCGCCCAGTCCAAGAACGTGCCGGTCAAGGCCGTGGTGAACGGTGTCGCCTCCACCGGCAGGGTGGGCGCCGACTTCGCGGAGATCGCCGTGAAGAAGGGCAGCCCCATGAAGTCCGCCAGCGATCTGGAGGGCAAGAAGGTCGCGGTCAACACCTTCGGCAACATCTGCGACACCTCGGTCAACGAGTCGGTCCGCAAGGCCGGCGGCGACCCGTCCCAGGTGGAGTACGTGGAGCTGCCGTTCGACCAGATGCCGGCCGCGCTCGCCAAGGGGCAGGTCGACGCGGCCTGTGTCGTGGAGCCCGCCCTCGCCACCATCAAGTCCCAGGGCGGCACCGTACTGGCGTCGAACTTCGTCGACGTGTCCCCGTTCCTCACCGTGGCCATGTACTTCACCTCCCAGCAGTACGCCGAGAAGAACCCGGAGCTGGTGAAGAAGTTCCAGGAGGCCACGGCGGAGTCGCTCGCGTACGCCGACGAGCACCCGGACGAGGTCCGCCAGATCATCACCACGTACACGAAGATCCCGGAGAACCTGCTGGAGACGGTGGTCCTGCCCCACTGGCCCGCCGAGCCGGACCGCGACTCCATCCAGCGGCTCGCCGACTTGGGCCAGAAGGACGGCCTGTTCGAGAAGGCTCCGGACCTGGACAAGCTGCTGCCGTGA
- a CDS encoding ABC transporter permease, which translates to MRGADALLGATGLAGFLALWEAVPRLGLVEDDYLPPVSRVAGALARELADEAFWWALGDTLTGWAVGLLIAVTAGILTGVVIAVVPYLREATSSTIEFLRPIPSVALIPLAVLLFGSELRSVLLLVVYASFWQILIQTLYGVQDVDPVAEETARSYGLGTWARVRHVLWPTALPYVMTGVRLAAAVALILAVTAELVIGAPGLGRRISVAQTSQAVPEMYALVVVTGLLGLIVNVGARTVERRALAWHQSVRGEVAV; encoded by the coding sequence GTGAGGGGTGCCGACGCGCTTCTCGGCGCGACCGGGCTCGCGGGGTTCCTCGCCCTCTGGGAAGCGGTCCCGCGGCTCGGCCTCGTCGAGGACGACTATCTCCCGCCGGTCAGCCGGGTCGCCGGCGCCCTCGCCCGCGAACTCGCCGACGAGGCGTTCTGGTGGGCGCTCGGTGACACCCTCACCGGCTGGGCGGTCGGGCTCCTGATCGCCGTGACGGCCGGGATCCTCACGGGGGTCGTCATCGCCGTCGTGCCGTATCTGCGCGAGGCGACGTCCTCGACGATCGAGTTCCTGCGCCCGATCCCCTCGGTCGCCCTGATCCCCCTGGCCGTCCTGCTGTTCGGCAGCGAACTGCGGTCGGTGCTCCTGCTGGTGGTCTACGCGTCCTTCTGGCAGATCCTGATCCAGACCCTGTACGGCGTCCAGGACGTCGACCCGGTCGCCGAGGAGACCGCCCGCTCCTACGGCCTCGGGACCTGGGCGCGGGTCCGGCACGTCCTGTGGCCCACCGCCCTGCCGTACGTCATGACGGGTGTCCGGCTGGCCGCCGCCGTGGCCCTCATTCTGGCGGTGACGGCCGAACTCGTCATCGGGGCGCCGGGGTTGGGCCGGCGCATCTCGGTCGCGCAGACCTCGCAGGCGGTTCCGGAGATGTACGCCCTGGTCGTGGTGACCGGGCTGCTGGGGCTGATCGTCAACGTGGGTGCCCGCACGGTGGAGCGGCGGGCGCTGGCCTGGCACCAGTCGGTGCGCGGGGAGGTGGCGGTGTGA
- a CDS encoding ABC transporter permease: protein MRPVLLRLVFAVALPLVLVTVWWFASDGSTDVFWPPLRTILTTFPDVWTAERLRADVLPSLLRLSAGYALAAVAGVALGTVIGSYRRVRALCEPVLEFLRAVPPPVLVPVIMLFAGIGDTMKIAVIASGCVWPILLNTVEGVRAVDSVLSETARSYGITGTARLRNVVLPSASPQIFAGLRQALSLGIILMVISEMSVSSNGLGYTIVQAQRGFAIPEMWTGILVLGLIGFLLSVVFRLVERRVLGWYHGLRASSRRSW from the coding sequence GTGAGACCGGTTCTGCTGCGGCTGGTGTTCGCCGTCGCCCTCCCCCTCGTTCTGGTCACCGTCTGGTGGTTCGCGTCGGACGGCAGTACCGATGTGTTCTGGCCGCCCCTGCGCACGATCCTCACCACCTTTCCGGACGTCTGGACGGCCGAGCGGCTGCGCGCCGACGTCCTGCCCAGCCTGCTGCGCCTGTCCGCCGGCTACGCGCTGGCGGCCGTGGCCGGTGTCGCGCTCGGCACGGTCATCGGCTCCTACCGCCGGGTGCGGGCGCTGTGCGAACCGGTCCTCGAATTCCTGCGGGCCGTGCCGCCGCCGGTGCTCGTCCCGGTCATCATGCTGTTCGCGGGCATCGGCGACACGATGAAGATCGCCGTCATCGCGAGCGGCTGCGTCTGGCCGATCCTGCTCAACACCGTCGAAGGTGTACGGGCGGTGGACTCCGTGCTGTCCGAGACGGCCCGGTCGTACGGCATCACGGGCACGGCCCGGCTGCGGAACGTCGTCCTGCCCTCGGCGAGCCCGCAGATCTTCGCGGGCCTGCGCCAGGCGCTGTCCCTCGGCATCATCCTCATGGTCATCAGCGAGATGTCGGTGTCCAGCAACGGGCTGGGCTACACCATCGTCCAGGCCCAGCGCGGTTTCGCGATCCCCGAGATGTGGACCGGCATCCTCGTCCTCGGTCTGATCGGGTTCCTGCTGTCCGTCGTCTTCCGGCTGGTCGAGCGGCGCGTGCTCGGCTGGTACCACGGTCTGCGCGCGTCATCACGGCGGTCGTGGTGA